In the genome of Natrinema sp. CBA1119, the window CCAGGTTGACCAACTCGAAGACGCAGCACGGAATACGCGTACGTTCGAGCAGCTGTTAGCCGGATTACAGAGCATCGGAGACCTCGGTGAGAGCGAACCCGTGTTCATCTTGTTCCTGTTTGGAACTCCGACCGCAGCGGATCGGATTGATGAACTCCGGGAGACCTTGTCGTCTCGGTTGGTGGCGAAGAACCGGTCGTTGGAACGATTCGGGTTCGAGGAGACGGAAGAGTTGATCGCCCGGTGGTTAGCATGGGCTCGTGACGAGGAGTACACTGACGGGTACCTGTCAGACCCGTACACTGCGTCTGCGATTCAGACGATTGTTGACCGGTCAGATGGAACGCCGCGGTCGGTTCGCCAGCAGTGTTATCATGCGTATCGAGCTGGGGCGCGGCAATTCGCTGCTGACGAAGGAATCGAAATCACTGACGAAACGATTGAAGACTACGCCTAAGAATAATACTAAGCTTAAGATTAACTATGAGCGATAACCCGATGACAGACGCGTTCGACGCAGCAGAGGAAGACCAGGAAGCAACTCGTTCTGGTGAGAGTAACGATGGGTTCGATCCCGAGCAGTACTTGGACGCGCTCAACAGCGGGTCCGCGCCAAAGGAGAAGACTGTCGGGATTGCAGTGACGACGGAAATGCATGCCTTCTATCAGGAGCTTCAGAATGCTGACGAAGTCGAAGCAAACCCTGCGCAGTCAATCCGTGACCATTTAGAGAAATTGGCTCATCGCCATCCAGAGGTGTTTGAGAAGGCCATGCGGAAGTTAGAGATCGAGCGCGAATTCTAACGCTCACCGGTGCGTCGTAGGGGAGCTGCTCCGACCTCGGACTCCTGCCTAAGCCTAATATTAATCTTAAACTTGGCCCACAGCGCCACAGGGTGGGTCACAGACGGTAAAATCGTAGCCAAACCGCACTAAAGATGCATCCCTGATCAGCGGCCATCGTACCACGGTGGTGCGCCGAATGCGTCGGCGTAACACTCTGGGTGACACGGTTCCTTTCGGTTGTCTGGCCACGCCTGGTCGAGCGGGACCTGCTCTCCACAGAGGCCACACTCGGCGCTATGACCAGCCTGACGGGCATCAGGTGACAGGTTCTTGCTCTCGATGTACAGTTCGTGGAGCGCCCATGGTGTCAGCCGAACGCAAACGCGCTCGCGGTCATCCGGAGTCGCGGCTTCAGGCGTAAACGAGAGCACCCAATCGTCGCCCGGCTCGCCGTCCGTCGCCGGGCCCAAAGAGATCGTCTCAGCAAGGTCGTCGTTTACGTAATGCCACTCGGCGTCCCGAGCGATATAGTAGTGTCCTTCAGGTCGCGGGTCATCAGGATCAACGTTCTCAGTCATCGTTGGGTCTGTAAGTTCATTCGTTCGCTTTCTTCGCATAGGGCCGACAGCCTCGGCGCGGTAGATTCGACTGCGACGGTACTGACGATAGTTCAGGCCGGTGCAGCATCATCAGCTGGGCGCGGTGTCGAAATTTCGAGACTGACTTCAATGGTGTCGAAGGGGACGAACGGGCGCTTCGCCCGGCCAGCCTGTTCGAAGTGGACGATGTCGTAGTCAGTGAGGACCTGAAGGTCGTCGTGAATGCTCTTGACATCGCGGTCTAGGCGTTCGGCCAGCTGGCGGATACTGTCCGGGCGCTCGGTCATGATACTCCGAAGGAGTTCGACGCGACGGTCAGTGAGCAATGCTCTGAGATCACTCGGGTTCTGGAAGTTGATGACGTGCGGGATCTCCTCACCCGCCTGCCAGCGGTCGAGGCGGTCGAGCGCGTCCTGGCGGTGCGCCTGTTCAGAGTCGGACGTGATCCGGAGCACCGAGGGGTAGTCCTCAGGGTCGCGGTCTTCGAGGAAGCCTGCCTCGGCTTCGATGTCGTCCATCACGATCTCCTCGGTCCCAGAGTCGGTGCTGTTGGCATCGTCGGTGTCGTCGGGTGTGTTGGGTTGGTCGGGCATGGTTGGTCACCTCTCGCGGCGGTCGTCCATCTTGTTGTAGAACTGCTGGACGTGGGCTTTGAGGCCGGTGTACTCAATGTCGTCGTAGACACCGGTAGGCGTGTGGTAGTGGTGGCGGTCTACCCCGGGATGGTTCGGATAGTTGTCGAACCGAAGTAGCGTGCTACCGTCTTCTGCCATGTACTGGAATCGGTACTTGACTCCTTCGGGGTAGTCGTCGCTTTTTGGGATGGCGGTGGCGATCATCTCGTATCGGGTACCGTCGTCGAACGTATCTTGATCCTCGTAGATGACCGTCGATCCCATCTATGCCACCTATGTTGGTACAACACGCCAACATACAATAAGGCTTTTCGTTGGTGTCAAGGGCCAACATAGGATCTCACATCTCGATCTCGGGGACTCCACACCTCTAACGACGGGAAGTCGGCAGGCTGGACCTTTGCTTTAACCAACGCCCAGGGTATATCTTCTGCTGCTGATGTTGGTTAATATCACACGAGGCTACCGCCACCACCCTTTGACTAACTTTAAGAATAATCTTAAGGTTAACTGCCTGGCGAAATAACCCCAACTTTCGGTATAGCGGTCTGTGATTTATGGGAAGGTCGAACACCACGCCGCCTTGCGGTTTTGACTCGAAATAGGGTGTGGTGAGTCACTTCTCTTTAGACCAGTAAAGAGAAGTGGTTTCCGACACCACCTTGCCGTCAGGTGACCACGAATCGTGACCACACGACCGGGACAGACGTCCGAAGCCCGCATTGACGGGGTTGTAGAGCGTTACTTGGAAGCGAAGGCTAAGGGGCAAGGCGGGGGGAACTACCGAGGACTCGCCTCAGCAGCGCTTGGACGGTGGGTTACGTGGCTTGAACCCAAGGGGTGGTCTCGATTAGAGCAGATCGACGACGGCGTGATGCGGGCATACGCGCAGGAACTCCGTAAGCGGGTCCGGAATGGCGAGTTCGCTGCCTCGACTGCGAACACATACTATGCGACAGTCCGAGCCTGTCTCAGTTGGGCTGTTGAAGATGGGCTGATCGACACGAATCCTGCTGCGGCTACGAGAGCTACGAAAGAACTCCCCGAAAACACGACCGAACCGGATCGGCAATTCTGGACGCCCGAAGATGTCCAAGCGTTGTTCGCACACCTATCCCAGCGTATCGATGAAAGCCTCAATGGCGGGGGAATGGACGCAGCAGCGATTCCCATCCGGAACCGGGCGTTGGTCTCGCTATTGGCATCGACTGGTGTGCGGGGCGCAGAAATCTGTCGTGACACCGAAGATGACCGAGATGGGCGACAGGGATTGTGGTGGGGACGCGTCGATTTGGAGAATGGAGCGTTACGCGTCCTCGGGAAAAATCAACAGTGGGAGTACGCTCAGCTCCCGTCTCAAGCCCAGGACCATCTTCGTCGTCACTACGACGTGCAGCAGCCCGCTTCAAACGACTGGCCTGTATTTCCGACGGCACACGTCCCGTCGCTGTACAGAACAATTCGAAGAGAACTTCGAGAGCGTGGATGGGAAGACTCAGCAACTGAATCGCTCTTAGACGATCAACCGCCGAAAGAGATTCTCCGCGAACACGATATATCGCCGCCTGCTATCACAGTTCGAGGGGCACGAACGTTGATGAAACGGTTGTGTGAACAGGCTGAAATCGATGTTGAAGGCGGGTATCTGAAACCACACGGCGCTCGACGAGGATTGGGGGACTTGCTTTACCGGGAATCGGCTGAGCTCGCGCAGTCAGCGTTGCGTCACGAGTCTATCCGAACGACTCACGATGCTTACTCGCATATTGATGCGTCGGAAACAGCGGAAGCGGTGAGCGATGTTCTTAGCGGTGCTTGGAAGAACAAATGAAAGCAAATCGCCTGAACAGTTATTTGTTTTATATGTCTTGGTGTATAATCGCCGTCGCATCACTAACGACGAGAAGTTCTACGCGTCCCACTTCCGGGCGATCCGGGACGTGATACGTATCGACTGACTCACCAATCGTCCAGCCGGCGTTGTCGCTGTCCGTCTCGATACGTTCTTCGACCCAGCGTCGAGCTGTTCGGCGGCTACAAAATCCGGTGTAATCACTGACTGATCCGGTGAGTCGTGCGATCCAAACGTGCGGGGCGTTGATCGCCCTAGCTTGCCGTTCCCTCATATATAGTTGACACTCGCTGATGGTCTTATACGCTGGTAAACTCAGTTTTCAGGCCTTCGTGAAGTCGTTCCAACCGAACGACTACGACTCATGGTCATGAAGGTAGCACGTCCGATCCGGGAAGAAAACTTCGCGCTCGCAAGGGGCTCCGGAGACCGTTTCTTTTTCACAGTGATAGACCGGGTTCCCGTGTTTTTCTGAGAGAATGAAATACCGTTGGGTCATTGCCTTGCCTTGGTTATTATCTCGGAAACCCATCACACGACGGATGACATCGCTCTTGAAACCTTTCTCTGCCAGCATCTTCCCGAATGTCATCCGAAGATTGCTCCC includes:
- a CDS encoding site-specific integrase, yielding MDAAAIPIRNRALVSLLASTGVRGAEICRDTEDDRDGRQGLWWGRVDLENGALRVLGKNQQWEYAQLPSQAQDHLRRHYDVQQPASNDWPVFPTAHVPSLYRTIRRELRERGWEDSATESLLDDQPPKEILREHDISPPAITVRGARTLMKRLCEQAEIDVEGGYLKPHGARRGLGDLLYRESAELAQSALRHESIRTTHDAYSHIDASETAEAVSDVLSGAWKNK
- a CDS encoding transcriptional regulator; protein product: MPDQPNTPDDTDDANSTDSGTEEIVMDDIEAEAGFLEDRDPEDYPSVLRITSDSEQAHRQDALDRLDRWQAGEEIPHVINFQNPSDLRALLTDRRVELLRSIMTERPDSIRQLAERLDRDVKSIHDDLQVLTDYDIVHFEQAGRAKRPFVPFDTIEVSLEISTPRPADDAAPA
- a CDS encoding DUF6516 family protein; its protein translation is MGSTVIYEDQDTFDDGTRYEMIATAIPKSDDYPEGVKYRFQYMAEDGSTLLRFDNYPNHPGVDRHHYHTPTGVYDDIEYTGLKAHVQQFYNKMDDRRER